In Candidatus Poribacteria bacterium, the DNA window GTTCGATCTGGACCGCGAGGAGCCACTCCTTCGCCTTGCGCAGCAGAATCTTCTGACGAGTGAGCATCAGGTTCCGCGCAAGCTGCTGGGTGATCGTGCTGGCTCCATACCGCCGGTTCCGAACGACGTTCCAGAACATCGTCACGGCGAACCGCCGCGCGTGGATCCCCGGATGCTTGTAGAAGTCGTTGTCTTCGATGGCGATGAAGGCGTCGATCAGGTGCTTCGGGGCTTCTTCCAGCGCGATCAACTGGCGGGCGAGCCCTTCATCGACGTTGTAGAGCTCGTCGACGAGCTCGGGCTCCAAGAAGAACCGACCCACGGACGCGCCGTCAGCCTGCTGGACGTCCGCCACCGCGCCGTCGCGAATCGCCACGACGAAAGCCTGCGGGTTCTGCCGGATACGCGGATGGATGAATGCGCGCGGGAAGACCTGGACAGTCGAGTCACCGGCGTTCGGCTGACCGCTGTAGGTTCCCTCGCGGAGGTTGTCCGCCGTGACGGGAGCGTAGTCGAGGCGTTCCATACGCCGCTTGAGGGTCGTCCACGGCGTGCCCGCCACGATGGGGGGTGTGTCGGCGTAGACCTCCGTATGCTGCTTCCAGACGGCGACCTCGCCGTACTCCAGCGGGTCGAGCTCCGGCAGGTTGCGACTCACCTGGGTCAGGTAGACGATTCCCGCCGCGGTTGCTCCGACAAGTCCGATCGCCAGCAAGATCGCCGCGACCTGGCACAGGCGGACGAGGATGCGTAGGGGGCGGTTTCGGACGATGGATGCGGGCAAACGCATCGAGCGGTGGTCTCCGGTCGCGCCGAACGGCGCCGCGCCATTGGGCCCCGACGCACCAGATTATGGTCTGCAGGAACCGGGGTGTCAATCGGCTGCGAAGCTCTCACCCACGACGCAAGAGGATTCTGCCGGACGGAGCAGCGACAGACGAGGACGCGCGCTGTCGTTGCCGAGCGGACGCAAAGCTCATGTCCAGCCGAGGTCGTACGCCGTCTCGTACATCGCCACGATGTTCTCGGCGGGGCTGACGACCTGGATGTTGTGACAGGGCCCCAAGATGTACCCGCCGCCCTCGCCGAGGATCGACAGGTTCTCCTCGACTTCGCGCCGCACGTCTCCGACGGACCCGAAGACCAGCGTCTGCTGGTTGTCCACGCCTCCGTGGAACACGACGTCCTTGCCGAAGTCGCGCTTGAGCGCGCGCCGTGCCATCCCCCTGCAACGCCACTGGATCGGGTTCAGCAGGTCGATGCCGATCTCGATCATGCGAGGAAGAATGTCGCGCACGGCTCCGTCGTTGTGGTGGAACACGTACACGCCCGCGCTGTGCGCCAGGTCGATCATCCGCTTCATGCGCGGGATCAGAAACTCCTCGAGGAGAGCCGGGGAGCACATCAAGCCCTCCTGAGCTCCCATGTCCTCGGCGACGTAGCTGAAGTCAACCTTGCCCGGAAGCTGCTCGTAGATGCGAGCCGTGTTCTCATAGGCAAGGTCGAAGAGCTTGTCGAGGCAGTAGTGGACGATCTCGGGGTTCTCGATCAGGTCGATGAACGCCTGCTCCTGGCCCCTCAGGTTCTTGTAGACCAGGAACGGCTCGGATCCCCCGCCACGGATAGGATGTTTACCCAGAGACGCAGCCTGCTCTTTGAGGTGGGATACGTCGTACCAATCCGGGCTGGGCCACTGGAAGTTCGCCTCGATCTCCTCGACGGACGAGTACTGCGCCAACGGGTTGTGGATGCACTCGGAGTACGCTCCGCCGTCGTGCTCGACCGTTCGGTATCGACACCCGTAGATATCTTCGCCTGGCGGGCTCGCGGGTCCCGTGTAGTGAGGTCCGACGCCGTCGATGCGGTCGATGTGCAATCGCTCGAACATCTCCGTGGTCGTGGCGCATCCCATGTGGGCTAGGAGCTTCCGTGTCGCCTCGCCGGTCGCCCAATAGTCGAGCGGCACGCGGTCGGGCTTCTCGCGGCGCATCACGGCGAGCCATCGTTCGCGGGGAGTCATCGTCTCCGTGGGCATTGGCATGTCCTTCCTCATCGGTTCGGGTGCGTGGATGCTCGGATGTCGCCGAAGTCGCGCCGGCAGGCTCATCTCCTCAGACGTCGCGCCGCGCTTGTGCGCTCCGGCATCGTGTGGCAGATAACTCATGAACCACCGGAGCCCCGCACGAACCGAGGACATGACCATGCCGACAGCGCGCGTCGTCGAAGAGGACCTCCGCTACAAGTTTCTGGCGGACGGCCGGCTCGCCCTCGCCTACAACAAGGGTCACCTGTCGTGGGG includes these proteins:
- a CDS encoding uroporphyrinogen-III decarboxylase-like protein — encoded protein: MPTETMTPRERWLAVMRREKPDRVPLDYWATGEATRKLLAHMGCATTTEMFERLHIDRIDGVGPHYTGPASPPGEDIYGCRYRTVEHDGGAYSECIHNPLAQYSSVEEIEANFQWPSPDWYDVSHLKEQAASLGKHPIRGGGSEPFLVYKNLRGQEQAFIDLIENPEIVHYCLDKLFDLAYENTARIYEQLPGKVDFSYVAEDMGAQEGLMCSPALLEEFLIPRMKRMIDLAHSAGVYVFHHNDGAVRDILPRMIEIGIDLLNPIQWRCRGMARRALKRDFGKDVVFHGGVDNQQTLVFGSVGDVRREVEENLSILGEGGGYILGPCHNIQVVSPAENIVAMYETAYDLGWT